The DNA segment ttgctgcggattaattttgaccaccagagttttcttaacgtgcacccaaatctggCCACCCGTAGTCAACATGGTCATCGCGGCTGGATTCGAACCAGCGACATCATGCTTCACAGCAAAGCGCAATAGGCGCAATAACCACGCCGGTAGTTAAGTCTTCTGTGCCGTTCTGTGCTTGAAAACAACGTTCACAAAGTTCAACCTTGCCCCGACCTTGCCCATGCCGGCCGATCATGTAGCTGGATATGATATCCAGCTTTAACTAGTGTCGATCGAcgtccttcatcatcatcaccaccaacaCTATTATtattgtcatcgtcatcatcagcaaaTTTATGttccctgcaggacgaaggcctcccccgTGTTCTCTAGTTAACCCAGTCTGGCACTAGATGGTGCGAGCTAACTTTAGGCTTGGGATGGCGTCGTCAACCTTACTAAAAGGCTCCAGCACACTCTAACGTTACTTTACATTAAAGCTTCTCACTCGCCTTTTCCTGCATTTCACAGTTTTCATGATCGTGTGCAAGAGGCAGCCCTGCTGCCGCCGGCAATCTCTTATTATCGGGCGTTTTGAGCGTCGAGCACTGCGTGCGGAAGGAGACGGTGGTTCGCTTCGACGCCGAGGAGCGCGTCAGGCGACGCCACATGCCGCGCATGCGCGCTTCGCACACGGTGGCACCCGCACCTCCGTTGAACGCGAGGTAGATGTACGGGTTGATGGCACTGTTGGAAGCCGAGATGACGCCGAACACCGCCACTGCGTGCGGTCCCAGCGATACGCCTGGCGCGAAGGCCAGCAGCATCTCCTGCACCATGTACGGGAGATTGGTCACCAAGAACGCCAAGGATATAACCGCTGCCATCTTGAGCGTCCGCACACGGACCTTCGGCAGCGTGCTGCGGTCTCTGTCCCGGCCCGGAGAGTTAGTAACAACGCTTCGTTCCCGCGGCGATTCTGGTGTGGCGGTGGCAGCCGCCCTCCACAACCGGAGCAGCACGCTCGCGTAAAGCGCGACCAGTGCCACGAGCGGCACCACAAACACGAGAGCGAAAACGAATGCCATGTAGACCTGCCGCACAGCAGTGTAGTCTCGATACACGTAGAAGACCGAGGCGCAGTAGTGTTTGTCCCGAACCACTACGAGGCGGAACGCGAACAGGTTTGGCACGGACGGTAGGAGGGACAACAGCCAGCAGGTCGCTGCCACCATACGAGGCTTGGGCGCCGGTTTCAGCGGATTGCAGATGGCGAAATGGCGATCCACAGCGATGCCCACTAGCATGTAGGTGGACGAGACCAGAGTGTACGTCTGCAGCACCTTGAATACGCGGCAAAGAACCTCACCAGCGACCCACACGCGTCCCATGATCTCCCAGAGAAGTTGCGAGTTAATTGTGACCACAGTGACCAGAAGGTCGGCCAGGGCCAAGTTGAGGAACAGCACCTGCGTCTTGAGCAGTCTCTGGCGTCGGGACGTAAGGAGCCGGTAGCACACAAACGAGTTTCCCACGAGTGACAAGACGAGCATGACGCCGATGAAGGCGATTCGCAGGGTTCTTGCGTACTGAGGTCCGAATATGACGTCTTCCGTTGTAGCGTTCTCCGGAGTCGTGTCATTATCGACATCCGAGTATGAAGTCAGATAGAGCAACTCAGCGGAACCGGCGCCGTCACCCAGCCAGCGTCTGCCTCTTTCTATCTCTCGTAGAGGCTGGCCTCCGAGACAATGAGACACATTGCATCGGAGTCCAGTCTCCACGAGGGTGAGAGCCGTCGATGTGGACGTGATTGTACTAACCCTTATCGCCTTCGAGTAGAGGTCCTTGTGTTGTCCTCAAGTGTGCTTCATGATCGTTTTGAAGCAAACTGTGCAGTTAGGAAACCGCAAAGCTTCTGCGCGTGTACTTGGTGAAGTAGAAGGAATCCCGCGGCTGCGTTTTCCTAGTTCCCTAGTTCCATATTAATAGAACAATGCGAGAGCTCCAACACGCCGACAGGCCGATTCTCGTCGCCTTTCAGGACTGTAAGCCTCTTCATCAGTACCTGAACTGGATCAGTAAGTACCTGCAATAAAGGAAAAGCAACGTATCTGAGTTTAACGGACTCAACGTCTTAAAGACTCACATGTATAATGCACTTTTATTAGTACACAGAACGTTTCATGCAATGCGAAAGCGAGCACGAGTGAGAAAACCCAATGCAAATTAAATGCGAAAACGAGCACGTAGAATGTTTACGAGCATTTGTGTATACGTTTTCCTGAATATTTCGAATTATCTTTAGACATTCATATCTAGGCAACTTGGCGTTTGTTTATGATGACAAATTGTTAAGCGAAGCTTCAATATAAGACGCGAAATGCCAaaaggaactttttttttctactttgtctCAATATGTGACTCAGTGTTGCCTGCTTagtaaataattttacagatgTGAAGCCAAGCAGGAAGCTTCATTTAACCATAGCCATATTCTTAAAAAACGCAGCGTTCTCTTTCtcattcttttttgtgtgtgtttgtgttgacACGTGTTCCCTTCCAAGCACGATCCCACAACTTTTAGCGAGATTTGTTAAGGAACTAAACGTTACCAGCATTCCAGGTTCCGCACGACGGTAGAATCGCATTACCTATACGACGCCCCGCTACAACCAAAGAAAGCGCTGCTGACGTTCTAGCAGGCCGCGAGCCTTGACGAAACTGTAGATGTTGCTATAATGTATATGTGTGTGCGACTGTGTGTGCTGTTAGTTGtttatcactatatatatatatatctatatataccaGTCAACGGAAACAGAAATTTGCTTGGTTGAGCATGTTATTACTTATTTTATCACTGCAGTACAATGACGCTATGTCCTCATTCTCGTCTTGCTTCTCTTCAGTTTTGTTCTCTTTATCTCGTTCGCAGTGCCAGGTTCCAGCCTTTGTGCGTTGACTCAGGCAAAAGCGACAGAATGATGACGTGCAGGAATGCGCAAAACTCGTTTCTTTCGGTGCACGACAGTCTTGTACCGAATGACTGCGCTCTCGCGTTGGCACTAACTTCGTTGAGCGACAGGAAGCGTTCCAGGTCGCAAGTACAGACTGCAGCAAGCTTTTCTAATGGAAGGAGACGGGAGCAGAGACGGAAGCCCTTAACCGCATTCGCTTTGCTCAAATTTCGTCCACCACTAAACACAACCAGAAActcaggacccccccccccctccctcaaaCGAAATCGCTTTTACCTAGATCTACAGCTGTTGAAGTACAAACACCCTTACCTGAATTTCTTGCCGCTAGTTGCTACCTGTATGTACTACTTCATTATGTGTTGTTGGTTGTTGTGGCTGTTGTTTTAATATTATAGGAAGCCAGCAAACAGAGACACCAAGAGCAACCACAGTGGAAATAATAAAACCTAATAAAATATGGTccatcggtttcctttcttctcgttcattacataacgattgtctcgaatccggcagtaTTGATGACTTCGAGTAGCATATGtgtgtttattgtttatttaccagttgccttcaccgaaaatCCTCACGTAGACGCAAAGCCTGCGGCAGTAAGGATAGTCCACATCAGCCGCCaaggccgtgagtggtggcgctggctaacactccgagggttggttctagtagataaactgcaaacaaattcttcgaaacggttgcgcggcacgacagtaatagacagtcgagctcacacgcatctagccgctggcacagcttggaagaaaagcagcagtgtaacaaatgatgctctctctcgccCAGGTTCCAGATGTGTGATGCAtgtattttatgtatttatttctaTTCCGCATCGACTTGAACGCTGGAACAAGaattgctcttctcgtcatatcggaataaacggctgatgacggcgcgttcttcggcgacaggcgcgaacggctgctgacgaagcgcttttttcggagcgccgtcgccagccgcggccggtaatgtcagagccgagcaaagATTGAAGCCTTTCTCCTAAGTGAACAGAAGGAGCGGcgctggcgatgtttttacaaatcactcatgagtGCGCTGTAATCGTGGTGCATTCGGGctcacagagcgcgctgtcacgtggtattttttaaaacttcgtgggctttcgtttttcccgaataaaaacgccCACGCTAAGtctcgttggaagtgcctgggttgggcaatatttttggagctccacaactttccaaTTGACGCCTGAACATTTCAAGCAATATTTAAATTGTTaataatttatctcggctaattactcaaaaaaaGACGAGCAAGAATATTGtgctgtaagtttagataaacgctaacaacatccacgcgatttctgttgtgaagaacgcataggtcttttttttagtattcaaaattttggtccaagttagttaggacaccctgtatatatttacgttGCAGAAGTGACATATAaaatataaagatgtatttacaatgtttacaagagagacactgatgcataaacaagcttccacctctacacgtcaaatcgttttctgactggcgccactcgtatttgcgccgtaacaatatatatatatatgtgtgtgtgtgtgtgtgtgtgtgtgtgtgtgtgtgtgtgtgtgtgtgtgtgtgtgtgtgtgtgtgtgtgtgtgtgtgtgtgtgtgtgtgtgtgtgtgtgtgtgtgtgtgtgtgtgtgcgggctaGTCTGGCCGCCGCCTTATAAGCCCCCACTCACCCACCCACTCCAACGGAGGGAGACTTTAAGCTATGGAAATGTATACAAATAAGAGTTTTAGCAGCTTCCTCTGGAAACGAAAAACTCGCCTCGTTTGCGCAAGCATACCGCTTTCGTCCGCTTTTGTTGTTTACCATCGATATCGGGCAAAGGCGccaagttgattgattgattgattgattgattgattgattgattgattgattgattgattgattgattgattgattgattgattgattgattgattgattgattgattgattgattgattttcgtCGCCCAACGTCAACTAGCTATTTGATACGCACGTTCCCCATGTTGCGTGAAACTTTAGGCTCGGATGCTGTCAAGCAGCCCCGCTCGGGAAGGGCTGCCTTCCCCACCTCTAGCCACCCTCTCTTCGTGTGCTGTGGGCATAGGGCTCTGGCAGGAGAGAAGGAGAATACGAATCAGCTTACAAGTGACGGCCCCTATGCTAAAGTCACAGATGTGCTGCTTAACGGCTCTGTTCATGCCTTATCGCGCCCATTGCAGCACGCTCACGACAAGCATTGCGCATGCGTCCAACAGATCTGCGAGAGATTAAAAGAACCCGTCGTATCTGGAATAAAAGTCTTGCGAAGAGCTTTCTATTCGCAAGACTTTCTATATTCGCTAACAGTAGgcaggcaccagactttggcaaacattcgtcgtcgtaacttcactcgggagcgaaataaaacaacatggaggATGCGTGTTTGTAGCGGTGTGTCACCGCGCGATCCTGTGTTCAGGCtaagcgtagcgcagcgtcagcgatgctcgctgcaatatttcttcgcccgatcacggctcagaataaatgcacgcggaacaaatggtgcatcgtaagctcgcagtaatatttccggcatgatagaccatcacaaacagttcgggaattcactctgacgaggggctgccgcacacagctgacgcgccagctcgaagcgcgggcggccatcttcgtcggcggggtcaccggccgtccggctcatgaagTCAGTCGAGAGTGCGCGCCcatggtggatgctcgtgtgcatccgcctcgtaGGAGTAAACGCctcctttttttctaaagttgtattcGTCTATAGgagcgttcggctattcgcttacattggtAATTACGGTCGATCGTTTCCGcacaatatttctttttcgcgGATTTTACCCAATAAACAGGCAATCGAGCTACATATATGGGGggaaggaggaataaactttatttttcgacagcagatttgagacctaggcctctctacctagatgacgCCCTTGAGACCTTGGGCCCTGGCTGCATCTTCGGCCTACTGgattggtcttccggtgcacagcggtgtaacgcggtctcccactgctctctggtcttgtttattttattctgtgtgggtgtcTGAGTACAAGCCCGAACCATATGCTGTATATCCGCCCTTTCTTGAGAGAATTTACATCTAtcggtgtaaaggtccgggtatgGGTTCgaatatgtatctgtttgtaacaGGCACCATGCCGTCGTTTGCCGTCTACGTTGCAAGGAGTAGGCCGGaaggaaatgggcccttcccaatttataaaTTTGGTGatatctcgttaaagctggtcatccggccTCTCTCCGTTCCCAATATTTGCAtctcacctgctcggcctgtcagttctcgagaaaggttgtgcgctatttcgttgcTGGGAAGGGAGAAGTGTgtgggtgcccatataatgtgaacgTCGCGATCTTCACTACAGCTGTTTAATATTATCAGCGCTTCCGGCGAGATTGTTCCTttggcatagttcttgacggctgtcttggagTCGCTTACTATGATGTTAGCTTCTGTGGAAGCTAtggccagtgctaaggcagcctccTCCGCCACCTCGGCCTTTCCTGTTTTTACCGTGCCACCAACTCTGTAGTCACCCTCTAGACTTGTaccaactatcgacatactctgtctaTTTGCGTATTCcaccgcgtccacatagaccacgtccctgtcactacggaatcttttgtggagagctctcgctctagCGATTCTTCTATCTTGGTGAAGctctgggtgcatgtttctggggattggggaTGTACCGCCCAGTACACATGCGGCATGACGTGCTGCGCTATCACAGGGGGTATTGAGAggtgttcccttattttccttgggatgtctctccgctctccgtgctgtgcttcgtaagTTATTACGATGtgatctaagatgtgtctccccgtcaaactctcTGTAAGTCTTTCACACTGCGCTACTCTGTGGGCCTCGATAAGTTGttctaatgtgttgtgcacgccgagcgctCAGAAattctcgtttgacgtatttatacgcccttctaataatgcattATATATTGGCTTTCTcggcagcgtagagcttgaggtaagaAACCACATATACAATACCACTGATTACCAATGTTTCTATTAATCTGATGAGATTGTTCTCTTTCATGCCAcagtgcctgttggatatccgctttattagtctgattgtttgttgaacactattgtctaGTAGTATAATGATTTCTCCATTATGGCCGCtttcggatatgcggagtcccagtattctcaggctctccactgTCTGTATCGTGGTGCCTTCTCCTGTAaccacaatgcccggcctttccctaatgcttttttGACCCCTGCATGTGGGATCTATGGAGCAGAAGTTCGGATTTTTGCGACGAACgtctcagtcccttgtctctGATATAGTCTTCGAacgtgtttactgctgtttgaaggatctcttccacatgcccatcgcttccagccgtcacccaaagggtgatgtcgtgCGCGTATAGGCGGTGTCCGAGTCCTATCTTTTCGAGTATCGCAGGAAGACCAATCATTGCCACGTTGgatagaaagggagataggactgaaTCCTGCGGGTTACCCCTATTACctagcacaatgcgttggcgggctagttggtgcgaatccatgaatactttgattagcgcaaaaagacagacacaagaaagacgacaggacaggcgccttgtcctgtcgtctttcttgtgtctgtctttttgcgctaatcaaagtattcatggattcccTATTACCTAGTTTGAGCGCctccgatttggattctccaattgaaatTTTTGCGGTACGATAcgtcaagaagtctttgatgtaaGCGTgtgttttacgtcctacatccaTCTTTTGGAGATTTTGTAGTATTGCCTTGTTGCGTTacagtgtcaaaggccttagttagatcAAGAAATAACATCGCCTTGATGTCTAGAGttttctcacccgcatctatgatctgaAGTTTAAGTTTGAGCATAATACCCTGCGTCGATAACTTGGGCAGCAAAATATTTTAAAGGTCTTTTAAAACATACATTTCGTAGGTATATGTTTTAACATCCCAGCATACCATGCTACATTCAGAAATTTTCAATTGGCTGATGCGTTCATTCGCGTTCAGAAAACGTGTGTGTGCCTCCGGAAACAAAGACTTTCCTGAACTCCAGAAGACTGAGAGATTCTTTGTTTCCTTAGAGACAAATTGCAGAATATTCAAGAAGAAACAGCCTATTTATCATTGCTTTATTGATCGTTGGTATATAGTATTTTGTGGGGCTGTTTGACAGTAATCATGAAAATATACTTAGTAATTTATCCAATCTGTATCAGGCACCTTGATATGACACAAGACGCAACCTTATCGTACGACCCAACTTTCTTCTTGGTTTGCGATTCTGTACAATAAGAATATGTGACAGAAATTCCGAACCACCACGAACCACCGAGAGCATCTTCCAGGAGCAGATAAATTACATATATACGGGCGGTCTAGCGACGCTCCTGGcgtttgcttgtttctttctctctgatTTTGTGTTTAAAGTTACTGAGCATTGAAATGTCTTTTCTGCACTTGCTTCATTTTTGCTTCCCTCTAATAAACAAAAACGTATGTCTCTGGGCTGATGGGTACAGCATGGGGCTTTTCTTTTCTAGAAACGCTGGCTCGATACCACCATCTGACACTTTTTTATGGCGCGACCAATAATATGGACACTAccggtgcatttctgccgtcgccaccggcgttgccgttgccgtgatgttccgtataaggtccaagagcgataacatcgtcgcaGCGCGCTGTATGccatatgtgcgagtgaaatcgtgagagggtgagccgacaatgaCGGCTCAATTTtacgcgcgcaagggaggaaagcggggaggaagcgcgccgtcttccatcgggCGCAAGGCACCTGGCGAGAAAGGGACAGAGGGGGACGAGAGAGCTGCGGCGTATGGTGCGGccgcgtgggccctatcttgacagtgatctgcgatggggacagactcggcgccgagtgctgatagcttcgtgtgcgctgttttcgccgcttagtcagcgttgaagcgagaggcagcatgccacgattcctcactccagctttTTGGTAGCTAGTTTCCgccgtcat comes from the Dermacentor variabilis isolate Ectoservices chromosome 2, ASM5094787v1, whole genome shotgun sequence genome and includes:
- the LOC142570842 gene encoding gonadotropin-releasing hormone receptor-like; this encodes MLVLSLVGNSFVCYRLLTSRRQRLLKTQVLFLNLALADLLVTVVTINSQLLWEIMGRVWVAGEVLCRVFKVLQTYTLVSSTYMLVGIAVDRHFAICNPLKPAPKPRMVAATCWLLSLLPSVPNLFAFRLVVVRDKHYCASVFYVYRDYTAVRQVYMAFVFALVFVVPLVALVALYASVLLRLWRAAATATPESPRERSVVTNSPGRDRDRSTLPKVRVRTLKMAAVISLAFLVTNLPYMVQEMLLAFAPGVSLGPHAVAVFGVISASNSAINPYIYLAFNGGAGATVCEARMRGMWRRLTRSSASKRTTVSFRTQCSTLKTPDNKRLPAAAGLPLAHDHENCEMQEKASEKL